The proteins below come from a single Salinilacihabitans rarus genomic window:
- the leuS gene encoding leucine--tRNA ligase: MSYDPQELESEWRARWAESGRYEADPDGRDPSEATFVTVPYPYPSGGMHIGHARTYTVPDVYARYRRQRGDTVLFPIAWHVTGTPIIGAVERLKKGEEEQLSVLRDTYNVPEDTLEDLETPMGYARHFIEEHYKKGMRRLGLSIDWRREFTTNDERYSRFITWQYETLRERGLLERGLHPVNYCTNEQQPVTTHDLLEGEDAEFQEYTLIEFEDAEGTVYPMATLRPETVRGVTNAYVDPDATYARATVDGEEWIVAETATEKFDLQARDVDVEETFEGAELVGEYVTNPVTDEEILVIPADFVDTDNATGVVMSVPAHSPDDWVALEEAKERADDLAEYGVDPAEVRAIEPHAILTIEGYGEFPARDAVEEHGVTCSSDPALEHATQELYNREFHQGELIEEYGEFAGDVIADVRDELKEHYRRKGAFDAMYDFAEEVVCRCGGDVEVAEQETWFLRYNDEEWSEKVLRAVENLDAIPETTREQYVHTVDWLEEWPCIRNYGLGTDLPWDEDFVIEPLSDSTIYMAYYTIAHRLEDVPPEAMDRDFFDALFYGEDAVDDPDERALELREEWEYWYPVDYRCSANDLISNHLTFFLYHHAELFDEERWPEGITSMGMGLLEGEKMSSSKGHVVLPDEAIEEYGADTVRFFLLNSSEPWQDFDWRAEEVGATRDQLERFWNRAIDVIEGPDGERDLGTIDRWLLAQLQETVRDVTDAMDRFETRTASQHAFYRFEEHLKWYRRRTDLDRPGARWTLRTVLETRLRLLAPFVPFMANELHERLIGEPAEDVPWPEPVPEFEDPTVLAQEGLVEDVRDDVRDIVEVTGTDPETIRLYVAADWKRDVLDTVIDVGPNQGRVMGEVMQNEALRERGDAVNDLVGDLVSVVRERDAETIETLSGIDERAVYEVAADFLASEFGADVEVYAEDGNPVDPDDKAGQARPFRPAIHLE, translated from the coding sequence ATGAGCTACGACCCGCAGGAACTCGAGTCCGAGTGGCGCGCGCGCTGGGCCGAGTCGGGGCGGTACGAGGCCGACCCCGACGGCCGAGACCCGAGCGAAGCGACGTTCGTGACGGTGCCGTATCCCTACCCGAGCGGGGGAATGCACATCGGACACGCACGTACGTACACCGTCCCGGACGTGTACGCGCGATACCGCCGCCAGCGAGGGGATACCGTCCTCTTCCCGATCGCCTGGCACGTCACCGGCACGCCGATCATCGGTGCCGTCGAGCGGCTCAAGAAGGGGGAAGAGGAACAGCTGTCGGTCCTACGGGACACCTACAACGTCCCCGAGGACACCCTCGAGGACCTCGAGACGCCGATGGGGTACGCCCGCCACTTCATCGAGGAACACTACAAGAAGGGGATGCGCCGGCTGGGACTGTCGATCGACTGGCGTCGCGAGTTCACCACGAACGACGAGCGCTACTCGCGGTTCATCACCTGGCAGTACGAGACGCTGCGAGAACGCGGGCTGCTCGAGAGGGGCCTGCACCCGGTCAACTACTGTACGAACGAGCAACAGCCGGTCACGACCCACGATCTGCTCGAGGGCGAGGACGCGGAGTTCCAGGAGTACACGCTGATCGAGTTCGAGGATGCGGAGGGAACGGTCTACCCGATGGCCACCCTCCGGCCCGAGACGGTCCGCGGGGTCACCAACGCCTACGTCGACCCCGACGCGACGTACGCCCGCGCGACCGTAGACGGCGAGGAGTGGATCGTCGCCGAGACGGCGACCGAGAAGTTCGACCTGCAGGCCCGCGACGTCGACGTCGAAGAGACGTTCGAGGGCGCCGAACTGGTCGGCGAGTACGTCACGAACCCCGTCACCGACGAGGAGATTCTCGTCATCCCGGCAGACTTCGTCGACACGGACAACGCGACCGGGGTCGTGATGTCCGTCCCGGCCCACTCGCCCGACGACTGGGTCGCCCTCGAGGAGGCCAAAGAGCGCGCAGACGACCTCGCCGAGTACGGCGTCGACCCCGCCGAGGTCCGCGCGATCGAACCCCACGCGATCCTCACCATCGAGGGCTACGGCGAGTTCCCCGCGAGAGACGCCGTCGAGGAACACGGGGTCACGTGCTCGAGCGATCCCGCACTCGAACACGCGACCCAGGAACTGTACAACCGCGAGTTCCACCAGGGGGAACTCATCGAGGAGTACGGCGAGTTCGCCGGCGACGTCATCGCGGACGTCCGCGACGAACTCAAAGAACACTACCGGAGGAAGGGCGCGTTCGACGCGATGTACGACTTCGCCGAGGAGGTCGTCTGTCGCTGTGGCGGCGACGTCGAGGTCGCCGAACAGGAGACGTGGTTCCTGCGGTACAACGACGAGGAGTGGAGCGAGAAGGTTCTGCGGGCCGTAGAGAACCTCGACGCGATTCCCGAGACGACTCGCGAGCAGTACGTCCACACCGTCGACTGGCTCGAGGAGTGGCCCTGCATCCGAAACTACGGGCTGGGGACGGACCTCCCGTGGGACGAGGACTTCGTCATCGAACCGCTCTCGGACTCGACGATCTACATGGCCTACTACACCATCGCTCACCGGCTCGAAGACGTCCCGCCGGAGGCGATGGATCGGGACTTCTTCGACGCGCTATTCTACGGCGAGGACGCGGTGGACGACCCCGACGAGCGCGCGCTGGAACTGCGCGAGGAGTGGGAGTACTGGTATCCCGTCGACTACCGCTGCTCGGCGAACGACCTGATCTCGAACCACCTGACGTTCTTCCTCTACCACCACGCCGAACTCTTCGACGAGGAGAGGTGGCCAGAGGGGATCACCAGCATGGGGATGGGCCTGCTCGAGGGCGAGAAGATGAGTTCCTCGAAGGGCCACGTCGTCTTGCCCGACGAAGCCATCGAGGAGTACGGCGCCGACACCGTGCGCTTTTTCCTGCTGAACAGTTCGGAGCCGTGGCAGGACTTCGACTGGCGCGCGGAGGAGGTCGGCGCGACCCGCGACCAGCTAGAACGGTTCTGGAACCGCGCGATCGACGTCATCGAGGGACCCGACGGTGAGCGGGACCTCGGGACGATCGACCGCTGGCTGCTCGCCCAACTACAGGAAACCGTCCGGGACGTGACGGACGCGATGGACCGATTCGAAACCCGGACCGCCAGCCAGCACGCCTTCTACCGGTTCGAGGAGCACCTGAAGTGGTACCGCCGACGGACCGACCTCGACCGGCCGGGCGCTCGCTGGACGCTCCGGACCGTCCTCGAGACCCGGCTGCGGCTGCTTGCCCCGTTCGTTCCGTTCATGGCCAACGAACTCCACGAGCGCCTGATCGGCGAACCCGCCGAGGACGTCCCCTGGCCCGAACCCGTCCCCGAGTTCGAGGACCCGACCGTCCTCGCCCAGGAGGGACTGGTCGAGGACGTCCGAGACGACGTCCGGGACATCGTCGAGGTCACCGGCACCGATCCCGAGACGATCCGCCTGTACGTCGCGGCCGACTGGAAGCGCGACGTCCTCGACACCGTAATCGACGTCGGGCCGAATCAGGGACGTGTGATGGGCGAAGTGATGCAAAACGAGGCGCTGCGCGAGCGGGGCGACGCCGTCAACGACCTCGTCGGCGACCTCGTCTCGGTCGTCCGCGAGCGCGATGCGGAGACCATCGAGACTCTGTCCGGGATCGACGAACGGGCGGTCTACGAGGTGGCCGCCGACTTCCTCGCCAGCGAGTTCGGCGCCGACGTCGAGGTCTACGCGGAGGACGGGAATCCGGTCGATCCCGACGACAAGGCAGGTCAGGCCCGGCCGTTCCGGCCGGCGATTCACCTCGAGTAA
- a CDS encoding Hsp20/alpha crystallin family protein, whose protein sequence is MRRNPFDELEDVLDRVTRQVEEGMNAGTGFPVPGSVAVDVVDAGKEYVVTADLPGYDTDEIDLTLSEGVLRLDASREEDVSVEEAHYLRRERTRRSVDRRIRLPEPVEEESVTAGYEDGVLTVRLPKVDEGEDSKHIDIE, encoded by the coding sequence ATGCGACGCAACCCGTTCGACGAGTTAGAGGACGTGCTGGACCGCGTGACCCGACAGGTCGAGGAGGGAATGAACGCCGGCACCGGCTTCCCCGTACCGGGGTCGGTGGCCGTCGACGTGGTCGACGCCGGCAAGGAGTACGTCGTGACCGCCGACCTGCCGGGGTACGACACCGACGAGATCGACCTGACGCTGTCGGAGGGCGTACTGCGGCTGGACGCGAGCCGCGAGGAGGACGTCTCGGTCGAGGAGGCCCACTACCTCCGGCGCGAGCGCACGCGCCGGTCGGTCGACCGGCGGATCCGCCTGCCCGAACCGGTCGAGGAGGAGTCGGTGACCGCGGGGTACGAGGACGGCGTGCTGACGGTCCGCCTGCCGAAAGTCGACGAGGGCGAGGACTCGAAGCACATCGACATCGAGTGA
- a CDS encoding peroxiredoxin, with amino-acid sequence MALDPGDPAPAVTAPNQDGEAVTPSFDGPTVVYFYPRDETPGCTTEARQFQRELGSYREAGVDVYGVSTDDVDSHRSFCDAEGLAFDLLADPDGEVLEAFDLEPRRGGAAPRTTFLLADGEVKAVYEGVDPDGHAREVLRDALEAGLASLPE; translated from the coding sequence ATGGCACTCGATCCGGGCGACCCCGCGCCGGCGGTGACCGCGCCCAATCAGGACGGCGAGGCCGTGACCCCCTCGTTCGACGGGCCGACGGTCGTCTACTTCTACCCGAGAGACGAGACGCCGGGCTGTACGACCGAGGCCCGCCAGTTCCAGCGGGAACTCGGGAGCTACCGCGAGGCCGGCGTCGACGTCTACGGCGTCTCGACCGACGACGTCGACTCCCACCGGTCGTTTTGCGACGCCGAGGGGCTGGCGTTCGACCTGCTGGCCGACCCGGACGGCGAGGTGCTCGAAGCGTTCGACCTCGAACCGCGCCGCGGCGGCGCCGCCCCGCGGACGACGTTCCTCCTCGCCGACGGCGAGGTGAAGGCGGTCTACGAGGGCGTCGACCCCGACGGCCACGCCCGCGAGGTGCTGCGCGACGCGCTGGAGGCGGGACTCGCGAGTTTGCCGGAGTGA
- the pheA gene encoding prephenate dehydratase, which translates to MIAVTLGPEGTYSHRAARAVADEIEFRQSVTSIVDAVAGGEYDRGVVPIENSIEGSVTESLDAVAEYDVAVVREIVTPIRHALLAQNEAFETIASHSQALAQCRAYLEREYPDAALEAVASTAQGVEYAREDPSVAGIGHPDNADDDLRVLAEDIQDRSSNATRFFALAPADERSKAGGKTSLVVYPNANYPGLLLELLQPFADRDVNLTRVESRPSGERLGDYVFHVDVAAGLYERRTQEAIADLEELAANGWVRRLGSYDTEHVVD; encoded by the coding sequence ATGATCGCAGTCACCCTCGGACCCGAGGGGACCTACTCCCACCGGGCGGCCCGCGCCGTCGCCGACGAGATCGAGTTCCGCCAGTCGGTGACCTCGATCGTCGACGCCGTCGCCGGCGGCGAGTACGACCGCGGGGTCGTCCCGATCGAGAACAGCATCGAGGGGAGCGTCACCGAGAGCCTCGACGCCGTCGCCGAGTACGACGTCGCCGTCGTCCGCGAGATCGTCACCCCGATCAGGCACGCGCTGCTCGCCCAGAACGAGGCGTTCGAGACGATCGCCAGCCACTCGCAGGCACTCGCGCAGTGTCGCGCCTACCTCGAACGCGAGTACCCCGACGCGGCCCTCGAAGCGGTCGCCAGCACCGCCCAGGGGGTCGAGTACGCCCGCGAGGACCCGTCGGTCGCGGGGATCGGCCACCCCGACAACGCCGACGACGACCTCCGCGTGCTCGCCGAGGACATTCAGGACCGGTCGTCGAACGCCACCCGCTTCTTCGCGCTCGCGCCGGCCGACGAGCGCTCGAAGGCCGGCGGGAAGACCTCGCTCGTCGTCTACCCGAACGCGAACTACCCCGGCCTGCTGCTCGAGTTGCTCCAGCCGTTCGCCGACCGCGACGTCAACCTGACCCGCGTCGAGTCCCGCCCGAGCGGCGAGCGCCTCGGCGACTACGTCTTCCACGTCGACGTCGCCGCGGGGCTGTACGAGCGTCGCACGCAGGAGGCGATCGCCGACCTCGAAGAACTCGCCGCGAACGGCTGGGTGCGTCGGCTGGGTTCGTACGACACCGAACACGTCGTCGACTGA
- a CDS encoding non-histone chromosomal MC1 family protein, whose product MVREDGKRNFALRDSNGEEDSVFSGNTPRQAALKAARRLDPGPSEDAADRIELRLREKGTDKVHIYDGWAWEETAPDDKPDWMPDQITEANVSKKGIEHLDE is encoded by the coding sequence ATGGTACGTGAAGACGGTAAGCGGAACTTCGCACTGCGCGATTCGAACGGCGAGGAAGACAGCGTCTTCTCGGGCAACACGCCGAGGCAGGCGGCCCTGAAGGCGGCCCGTCGGCTCGACCCCGGCCCGAGCGAGGACGCGGCCGACCGGATCGAACTCCGACTCCGCGAGAAGGGGACGGACAAGGTCCACATCTACGACGGCTGGGCGTGGGAGGAGACCGCGCCGGACGACAAGCCCGACTGGATGCCCGACCAGATCACCGAGGCGAACGTCTCGAAGAAAGGCATCGAGCACCTCGACGAGTAG
- a CDS encoding M14 family metallopeptidase has translation MARSPDHARPTDRTARADGARVDPDEVRDADFADSPVDRRRFLALSAATGAALALPGSATAAVDGEPLTDEYAFVVNHTPDEYEAPTVVEFADRDALAAFADEYAADPDPDLSRAPKAVTRESPTPAAHAHLTADEVVDVLEMDGVELMDFSPGANPWWTLDDPYADGVFPPVEEARDFVSYRETARALDHLEETYPDRVRVHALDGSPGWPNRYTGADPDPQEIYVVDVATDVRDEASFAAKEKVVFSLSIHGDERAGVEAGCRLLEDLARGEADDFAGLLDDVAVVFVFTNPDGWVSREPQYEITYGETRTNFRRGNASGVDTNRQYPTMGWVDPAFWPAEPEDTPEVRPGYEEEGLGYADVVPDALAIVDHFRGYENVEYLCDYHGMYVADHVVFNLETNAPFDHDGTHDLDEVNVRIGEGMREEWGDVDALADDLARSGEEMYGFPFVPDGDSYGGLFDWGTIYDSLAYQVTGAFLGWAGQPEAFGGLGAVTVAPEIVRANHFPEAVIEWKPYVERHLVRAYRISMREFARMTAAETNATVATGGRDTAYVTTDALTRSSADLPYTDERPGEGDGPGRDRAAEVRRRHDVVQPGPDGRASVDVAATDASHSLSIHLAGVAGATDGVVRVRNPDGTVVHEVDLAERAAPETDAPGRPHDFEGWFVRRPAAGRWEVEVEADAEIEADLTVLDADEYPDPEAVLGYEQREYTVDPMQFFADLEPHLEDGEIDGLRVHDVRIGRLLRGNSGERRYDKLVVSHDEGVDDPAYVAAIEAFVEAGGDLVLTDAGVNLLAELDVGEAAAIGTDDVDEIEMWFANLDDRDFEHPLLAGVRPRQREIWKGSQLGYTTWVDQPATVVDRDAFEAAGGSVAGTLTEWDVVDGWPAPVGTGVGAGTLAAADGDAEVVVLGSVLPPAQQTVLHPFGMADYAVSFMGHTLVCNALGFEQRRYVDGDLVRTYGEIR, from the coding sequence ATGGCACGCAGCCCGGACCACGCCAGACCGACCGACCGTACCGCACGCGCCGACGGGGCGAGAGTCGACCCCGACGAGGTGCGCGACGCCGACTTCGCGGACAGCCCCGTCGACCGTCGGAGGTTCCTCGCCCTCTCGGCGGCGACGGGCGCCGCGCTCGCCCTGCCCGGGAGCGCGACCGCGGCCGTCGACGGCGAACCGTTGACCGACGAGTACGCGTTCGTCGTCAACCACACGCCGGACGAGTACGAGGCGCCGACCGTCGTCGAGTTCGCCGACCGGGACGCGCTCGCCGCGTTCGCCGACGAGTACGCGGCGGACCCGGACCCCGACCTGTCGCGGGCGCCGAAGGCGGTGACCCGCGAGTCGCCGACGCCGGCCGCACACGCCCACCTCACCGCCGACGAGGTCGTGGACGTCCTCGAAATGGACGGCGTCGAACTGATGGACTTCTCGCCGGGCGCGAACCCGTGGTGGACACTCGACGACCCATACGCCGACGGCGTCTTCCCGCCGGTCGAGGAGGCCCGGGACTTCGTCTCCTACCGGGAGACCGCGCGGGCGCTCGACCACCTCGAAGAGACCTACCCCGACCGCGTGCGCGTCCACGCCCTCGACGGGTCGCCGGGGTGGCCCAACCGGTACACCGGGGCGGACCCCGACCCGCAGGAGATCTACGTCGTCGACGTCGCGACCGACGTCCGCGACGAGGCGTCGTTCGCCGCGAAGGAGAAGGTCGTCTTCTCGCTGTCGATCCACGGCGACGAGCGCGCCGGCGTCGAGGCCGGCTGTCGACTCCTCGAAGACCTCGCGCGGGGCGAGGCCGACGACTTCGCGGGACTGCTCGACGACGTCGCGGTCGTCTTCGTGTTCACGAACCCCGACGGCTGGGTCTCGCGCGAGCCCCAGTACGAGATCACCTACGGCGAGACCCGGACCAACTTCCGGCGCGGGAACGCCTCCGGCGTCGACACCAACCGGCAGTACCCGACGATGGGGTGGGTCGACCCCGCGTTCTGGCCCGCCGAACCCGAGGACACCCCCGAGGTACGGCCCGGCTACGAGGAGGAGGGGCTGGGATACGCGGACGTCGTCCCGGACGCGCTGGCGATCGTCGACCACTTCCGGGGGTACGAGAACGTCGAGTACCTCTGTGACTACCACGGGATGTACGTCGCGGACCACGTGGTGTTCAACCTCGAGACGAACGCGCCGTTCGACCACGACGGGACCCACGACCTCGACGAGGTCAACGTCCGCATCGGCGAGGGGATGCGCGAGGAGTGGGGCGACGTCGACGCGCTCGCGGACGACCTCGCCCGGTCCGGCGAGGAGATGTACGGCTTCCCGTTCGTCCCGGACGGCGACAGCTACGGCGGCCTCTTCGACTGGGGCACCATCTACGACTCGCTTGCCTACCAGGTGACCGGCGCGTTCCTCGGCTGGGCCGGCCAACCCGAGGCGTTCGGCGGCCTCGGCGCCGTCACGGTCGCCCCCGAGATCGTCCGCGCGAACCACTTCCCGGAGGCCGTAATCGAGTGGAAACCCTACGTCGAGCGCCACCTCGTCAGGGCCTACCGCATCTCGATGCGCGAGTTCGCCCGGATGACCGCCGCGGAGACGAACGCGACCGTCGCGACCGGCGGGCGGGACACCGCCTACGTCACGACCGACGCGCTCACGCGGTCGTCGGCCGACCTCCCGTACACCGACGAGCGACCCGGAGAGGGCGACGGCCCCGGTCGGGACCGCGCCGCGGAGGTCCGGCGCCGCCACGACGTCGTCCAGCCGGGCCCCGACGGCCGGGCGAGCGTCGACGTGGCGGCCACCGACGCCTCCCACTCGCTGTCGATCCACCTCGCCGGCGTCGCCGGCGCGACCGACGGCGTCGTCCGCGTCAGGAACCCCGACGGGACCGTCGTCCACGAGGTCGACCTCGCCGAGCGGGCGGCTCCCGAGACCGACGCGCCGGGCCGGCCCCACGACTTCGAGGGCTGGTTCGTCCGCCGACCCGCGGCGGGCCGGTGGGAGGTCGAGGTCGAGGCCGACGCCGAGATCGAGGCCGACCTGACGGTGCTCGACGCCGACGAGTACCCGGACCCGGAGGCGGTGCTCGGCTACGAGCAGCGCGAGTACACCGTCGACCCGATGCAGTTTTTCGCCGACCTCGAACCGCACCTCGAGGACGGCGAGATAGACGGTCTGCGGGTCCACGACGTCCGGATCGGTCGCCTGTTGCGCGGGAACTCGGGCGAGCGCCGCTACGACAAACTCGTCGTCTCCCACGACGAGGGGGTCGACGACCCGGCGTACGTCGCGGCGATCGAGGCGTTCGTCGAGGCCGGCGGCGACCTCGTGCTCACCGACGCCGGCGTGAACCTGCTCGCCGAACTCGACGTGGGGGAGGCCGCCGCGATCGGAACCGACGACGTCGACGAGATCGAGATGTGGTTCGCCAACCTCGACGACCGGGACTTCGAGCACCCGCTGCTCGCGGGCGTCAGGCCTCGACAGCGGGAGATATGGAAGGGCTCGCAGCTCGGCTACACGACGTGGGTCGACCAGCCGGCGACGGTCGTCGACCGCGACGCCTTCGAGGCCGCCGGCGGCTCCGTCGCCGGCACCCTCACCGAGTGGGACGTCGTCGACGGCTGGCCGGCCCCGGTCGGCACCGGCGTCGGCGCCGGGACGCTCGCGGCCGCCGACGGCGACGCGGAGGTCGTCGTCCTCGGCTCCGTGCTCCCGCCGGCCCAGCAGACCGTCCTGCACCCGTTCGGGATGGCCGACTACGCCGTCTCGTTCATGGGCCACACGCTGGTGTGTAACGCGCTCGGCTTCGAGCAACGGCGGTACGTCGACGGGGATCTGGTGCGCACCTACGGCGAGATCCGGTAG
- the pheT gene encoding phenylalanine--tRNA ligase subunit beta → MPTVEIDPDELRGLTGHEEKGDDELKTDLFALGLEYEGETEDGAFELEFAPDRLDRLSVEGVARSLRYQYGDARGVHVPKTNSPDWTIEVDESVPDERPYVTGAVIRGVDLDEEALDSLIQLQEKLHATMGRKRAKGAIGIHDLAMLKGSPATEGSPSIRYAGVEPDEDRFVPLDFDREVTPGEVLDEHPTGREYAPLVNGYERYPAIYDDLGLFSFPPVINGRRTEVSTDSRELFVEMTGTDQWTIDRMLNVVCYALAARGATIEAVTVEYPDEPAYEDVGTEVVRPDLSTETKTVAHDRIESILGIGLDPEEVIDLAERAGLDAERDEADGDLVYEVTIPPYRVDVLHPLDVIDDLGRAYGFNDLEPRYPEIGTVGGRHERSRLENAARTQLVGLGFEDLLNFHMINAAENYERLGIEPGEGVYGAGEAATIKEPYSEDYTMLRTWVLPSLLMVLENNTHRAYPQDLAEIGFAAEVDETENTGVAERRAVAATLASHDAGYEDAKARLQALVRGFGKDLETPATDHPSFIDGRVASVVIDGEEVGVVGEVHPKVLVEHDLEVPVSAFEFDLAALR, encoded by the coding sequence ATGCCCACGGTCGAGATCGACCCCGACGAACTGCGCGGGCTGACCGGCCACGAGGAGAAAGGCGACGACGAACTGAAGACGGACCTGTTCGCGCTCGGTCTGGAGTACGAGGGCGAGACCGAAGACGGCGCGTTCGAACTCGAATTCGCCCCCGACAGGCTGGACCGGCTCTCGGTCGAGGGGGTCGCACGCTCGCTGCGCTACCAGTACGGCGACGCCCGCGGCGTCCACGTCCCGAAGACGAATTCGCCGGACTGGACGATCGAGGTCGACGAGTCGGTCCCCGACGAGCGCCCGTACGTGACCGGCGCCGTGATCCGCGGCGTCGATCTGGACGAGGAGGCCCTGGATTCGCTGATCCAGCTTCAGGAGAAGCTTCACGCGACGATGGGCCGCAAGCGCGCGAAAGGCGCCATCGGCATCCACGACCTCGCGATGCTCAAGGGTTCGCCCGCCACCGAGGGGAGCCCGAGCATCCGCTACGCCGGCGTCGAACCCGACGAGGACCGGTTCGTCCCGCTCGACTTCGACCGCGAGGTGACCCCGGGCGAGGTCCTCGATGAGCACCCGACCGGCCGGGAGTACGCCCCCCTCGTGAACGGCTACGAGCGCTACCCGGCGATCTACGACGACCTCGGGCTGTTCTCGTTCCCGCCGGTGATCAACGGCCGCCGGACAGAGGTCTCGACGGACTCGCGGGAGCTGTTCGTCGAGATGACCGGCACCGACCAGTGGACGATCGACCGGATGCTGAACGTCGTCTGCTACGCGCTGGCGGCCCGCGGGGCGACGATCGAGGCGGTGACCGTCGAGTACCCCGACGAACCCGCCTACGAGGACGTCGGCACCGAGGTCGTCCGTCCCGACCTCTCGACGGAGACCAAGACCGTCGCCCACGACCGGATCGAGTCGATCCTCGGGATCGGCCTCGACCCCGAGGAGGTGATCGACCTCGCCGAGCGGGCGGGGCTGGACGCCGAACGGGACGAGGCGGACGGCGACCTCGTCTACGAGGTGACGATCCCGCCGTACCGCGTCGACGTGCTCCACCCGCTGGACGTGATCGACGACCTCGGGCGGGCCTACGGCTTCAACGACCTCGAACCGCGCTACCCCGAGATCGGTACCGTCGGCGGCCGCCACGAGCGCTCGCGGCTCGAAAACGCCGCGCGCACCCAGCTCGTCGGCCTCGGCTTCGAGGACCTGCTGAACTTCCACATGATCAACGCGGCGGAAAACTACGAGCGCCTCGGGATCGAGCCGGGCGAGGGAGTCTACGGCGCGGGCGAGGCCGCGACCATCAAGGAACCCTACAGCGAGGACTACACGATGCTGCGGACGTGGGTACTCCCCTCGCTGCTGATGGTGCTGGAGAACAACACCCACCGGGCGTACCCGCAGGACCTCGCGGAGATCGGCTTCGCCGCCGAGGTCGACGAGACGGAGAACACGGGCGTCGCCGAGCGCCGGGCCGTCGCGGCAACCCTCGCGAGCCACGACGCCGGCTACGAGGACGCGAAGGCCCGCCTGCAGGCGCTCGTCCGCGGCTTCGGCAAGGACCTCGAGACGCCCGCGACCGACCACCCGTCGTTCATCGACGGCCGCGTCGCGAGCGTCGTGATCGACGGCGAGGAGGTGGGCGTCGTCGGCGAGGTCCACCCGAAGGTGCTCGTCGAACACGACCTCGAAGTGCCCGTCTCCGCCTTCGAGTTCGACCTCGCGGCGCTGCGGTAG